The nucleotide sequence GCATCACCAGTTTCAAGCTCTTCATGGCCTACCCGGGCGTCTACCTCTCCAGCGACGGGCAGATCCTGCAGGCCATGCAGCAGGCAGCCGGCAACGGGGGCCTGATCATGATGCACGCCGAGAACGGTTCGGCCATCGATGTTCTCGTTCAGCAGGCGTTGGCCAGGGGTGAGACCTCACCGTACTACCACGGGGTGACCCGGCCATGGCAGGCCGAGCAGGAGGCCACTCACCGGGCGATCATGCTGGCCGACATCACCGGCGCACCACTGTATGTCGTGCACGTCTCGGCCAAGCAGGCCCTGGCCCGGATCGCCGAGGCGCGCAACACCGGGCAGAACGTCTTCGCCGAGACCTGTCCCCAGTACCTGTACCTGTCCCTCGAGGAGAACCTCGGCGCCCCGGGATTCGAGGGTGCGAAATGGGTCTGCTCGACGCCACTGCGCTCGCGTGCGGAGGGGCACCAGGAGGAGTTGTGGCGCTACCTCCGCACCGGTGACGTCACCAGCGTCTCGACGGATCACTGCCCGTTCTGCATGAAGGACCAGAAGGAGATGGGGATCGGCAACTTCTCCAAGATCCCCAACGGCATCGGATCCGTCGAGCATCGGATGGATCTGCTCTACCAGGGTGTCGTCGACAGGAGGATCAGCCTGGAGCGCTGGGTCGAGGTCTGCTGCACCACGCCGGCTCGGATGTTCGGGATGTATCCGCAGAAGGGCGTCATCGCCCCGGGTTCCGACGCCGACATCGTCATCTACGACCCGGCCGGCCACACCTCGATCGGCCTGGGCAAGACCCACCACATGCGGATGGACTACTCCGCCTGGGAGGGCTGGGAGATCGACGGCCATGTCGATACCGTGATGTCCCGGGGCAAGGTCATCGTGGACGGGAACGAGTACCTGGGCCGGGCCGGCGACGGCCGGTTCGTCAGGCGGCGGCTCTCGCAGAACCTGATCTGAGTACAGCGTCTGATCCGCGCGCTGAAGCCGATCAATGCGATGAAACTGCCCAGTTCGCCAAAACTGCCGAGTGCGCCGAGCCTTCTCGGTCAGCATCGGCAGCCTGGCAGTACCGTCCAGAAACCTCCAGCACGGGTAAGGATGTCCAGATGGATTTCGGTGTCGTCCTGCAATGCACCCCGCCCGCTTCCCGGGTCGTCGAGCTCGCCGTCGCCGCCGAGAACCGTGGTTTCGCCTACGTCTGGACCTTCGACTCGCATCTGTTGTGGCAGGAGCCGTACGTCATCTACAGCCAGGTCCTGGCAGCCACCCGCAAGGTCATGGTCGGCCCGATGGTCACCAATCCACTGACCCGCGACTGGACCGTGACGGCCTCGGGCTTCGCCACCCTGAACGACATGTTCGGCAACCGGACCGTCTGCGGCATCGGCCGGGGCGACAGTGCGGTGCGGGCGCTCGCCGGGAAGCCCTCCACCCTCAACACCCTGCGGTCCTCCATCGAGGTGATCCGGGAGCTCGCCAACGGGCGCGCCGCACACGTCAACGGGATCGACATCCGGTTCCCCTGGGGCGGCGACTCCCGTCTGGACATGTACGTCGCGGCCTACGGTCCGCTCGCCCTCGATCTGACCGGTCAGGTCGCCGACGGGTTCATCCTGCAGCTCGCCGACCCGGCGATCGTCAGGTGGACGGTCGAGCGGGTCAAGAACGCGGCGGCGGATGCCGGCCGGAACCCGGACGACGTCAAGATCTGCGTGGCCGCGCCCGCCTACGTCGGCGACGACCTCGCGCACCAGCGCGAGCAGTGCCGTTGGTTCGGCGGCATGGTCGGCAACCATGTCGCCGACATCGTGGCCAGGTACGGCACCGACGACGGCGGCGGAACCTCGGGGATCCCCCAGGAACTGACCGACTACATCAAGGGCCGCGAGGGCTACGACTACAACCAGCACGGCCGGGCCGGCAACAGCCACGCCGCCTTCGTACCGGACGAGATCGTCGACCGCTTCTGCATTCTCGGCGACACCGCGGCGCACATCGACAAGCTTCGCGAGCTCGAGGCGCTCGGCGTCGACCAGTTCGCCGTCTACCTGCAGCACGACGGGAAGAACGGCACCCTCGAGGCCTACGGGGAGACCGTCATCCCGGCGCTGCGGAAATCCCGGGAGGCCATCGTCAGCGACCCGGAGCCTACTGGCTGACCTTGTCCTTGCGGACCGGCAGCTTCCAGTTGGGCCGGACGAAGTGGCAGGTGTAGCCGTTCGGGTAGTGCTCGAGGTAGTCCTGGTGCTCGGGCTCGGCCAACCAGAACGGACCGGCGGGCGCGACCTCGGTGACCACCTTGCCGGGCCACAGGCCGGATGCATCGACGTCGGCGATGGTGTCCAGTGCGATCCGGCGCTGCTCGTCGTCGGTGTAGAAGATGGCGGAGCGATAGCTCTCGCCGACGTCGTTGCCCTGGCGGTTGCGGGTCGAGGGATCGTGCACCTGGAAGAAGAATTCCAGCAGGTCCCGGTAGGAGGTCCTCGTCGGGTCGAATTCGATCTCGATCGACTCGGCATGGGAACCGTGGTTCCGGTAGGTGGCATTCGGCACCTCACCACCGGTGTAACCGACCCGGGTGGTCACCACACCCGGACGCCTCCGGATGAGGTCCTGCATGCCCCAGAAGCAGCCTCCAGCGAGGATTGCCTTCTGCGTCGTGTCTGCCATCGATCTGCTCCTTGATTCGTGTCCGGTCCTGTCGCAGATCCCAGGCTATGCCGAAACTGCGCCGGGAGTCGGATGGTGCAGCCGTGGGCGGACAGACCGGGCGCGGAGCCGGCACCGGGAGTGGGGTGGCGGCCGGGTGGATCGCGTCGACCGGCCGCAGCCCCGGACCTCCGGGACGGTTCGGTCAACCGGCCACCACGCGGTCCCGCCCGGCATGTTTGGCCTCATAGAGTGCCGCATCGGCGCGGGAGATGCAGTCGGCCATGGGTTCGTCCGGGTCCCACCGGGTGTACCCGACGGAACACGTCTGACCGAAGGGCACGCTGCGGCGCAATCGGTTCAGCACCATCTCGACCTGTTCGGTGGGGCAGTTGGGCAGCGCCACGATGAATTCCTCGCCCCCCCACCGCGCGAACAGATCCGATTCCCGCACGCACGCCAGAGCCGCCGCGGCGTAGTCACGGAGCAGGACGTCACCGGCGGTGTGGCCGAAGGTGTCGTTGAAGGTCTTGAACCTGTCCAGATCGAGCACCGCCACCGCCAGGCCCTCCCCCGAGCCCTGCGCGTCGTCCATCAATTCCTGCAGTCGCGCGTTCCACGCCCGCCGATTCAGCGAGCCCGTCAACGGGTCGGTGGATGCGGACCTCTCCAACTCGACCCGTAGCCGGGCGGCCTGCAGCGAAGCGGCGGCCTCCGCTGCGATCACCTGGACGGCCCGTACCGCCCGGTCCTCCAGCCCGGCGACCGGATGACGCCAGGCCACGTTGATCAGCGCCACCATCTCGCCGTCCACCGCCACCGGCTGCCACATGGCGCTGACCGTCGCTTCCAGCGCCATCATCGAAGCGTTGATCAGCGGATGTTGTGCCGCATCCTCCAGGAACAACGACTCCCCGGTACGCCAGACCTCCGCCGTCACCGAAGCTTCCCGGAGATCGACGCGAAGCCTCGCGGCGCCAAGACCGACACTCGTGGTGGCCTCCAGGGTGTCGTCGTCCAGGAGTTCCAGCATCGTGACGGTCGCAGCGTCGGCCAGCGTCTGCACCGACTCCACCACGACCTGCCGGACGTCGGCGCCGGACTGGACGCACCGCGCCACGGCGGCGATGGCCGCGAGATCCTGTTCCGATTCACGCAGGGCGGTTTCTGCAGCCCTGCGTTCGGTGACGTCCTGGACCACCGCCAACGTCCACTGCTCCCCACGGGGCCCTGGAGTAGCGCTGATGCTCACCCACGCCCAACGTATCGATCCGTCGGGCCGGAGGAGCCCGATCTCGTCCCGGAGCACGCCGTCGGCACTGTCCACCTGCCGCTGCGGCGTGGCCGCGATCAGAGGACGGTCCTCCGCTCGCGCGAAGTCCTCGGCGCGACGCCCGATCACCTTGCTGACGTCGCGGGCGATCATCGTGCCGAACGCCGGGTTCGCCTCCACCCAGCGGCCATGCTCGTCGGTCAGGGTCATGGCCACCGCGCTGTTGTCGAACAGGGACCGGAATCGACGTTCGGAGCGCCGAACGGCCTCCTCGGCATCGACCTGGGCCGAGATGTCCCGCAGGATCACCTGGACGACCGGTCGGCCGTCCTGGACGACCCGGCCCGCACTGACCGTCACCGCGACCCGACTCCCGTCGACGCGTCCGAGCAGCGCCCGGCGGGCCACCGCAACGCCCTCGAAGGCAGCCGAGACCAAATCCACCGTCGGTTCGGGATCGCCGGGAAGCGTCAACAGGTCCAGCGTCAACGGCCCGGTCGTCCGGCCGGCCGGCGCTTCGCCGAAGATCGCCAGCGCAATCGGATTCGCGTAGCCGACCGATCCGTCCTGCTCCACCAGGGCCACGCCCACCGGAGAGCACTCGACCAGCGATCGCCAGCGCGCCTCGGACTCCGCCAGCGCCGACCGGACAGCCTCCAGCTCGGTCACGTCGGTCGAGACCCCGGCGACGGCGTAGATCTCGCCGTCCGGTCCGCGCAACGGGAACTTGGTGGACCGGTACGTCCGGACCACACCGTCGCGATCGATCAGTTCCTCGACGAACAGTTCGCGCCGGCCGGTGGCGGCGATCGCCGAATCGTTGCGCCGGTACGTGTCCGCCTGCTCGGCCGGGAAGAGCTGGTGATCTGTGCGGCCCAGGATCTGCTCCCCGGTCGGTGCCATCACCTGGAGCAGCGCCGGGTTCGCCAGGAGAAAGCGCCCCTCGAGGCTTTTGGCGTAGATCAGCACATCGGTTTGGCCCAGCACCTCGTCCAACAGGTGCTGGTTCTGGGTCAGGGCGGCCTCGGCCGCCGAGCGGGCGGCGACCTCGACGGCCAGGGCGCCGGCCTGCACCCGCAGTTCCAGTACCCGCATGATCTGACGCGAGAGCAACGAGAGGTCGTGCAACTGCTCGGTTGTCGGCACTCTGGGAACGGTGTCCAGGACGCAGAGGGTCCCCAACCGGTACCCCTCCGAGGTGATCAGGGGAGCTCCGGCGTAGAACCGGATTCCGGGAGGCCCCGTCACCAGGGGATTGTGTCGAAAACGATGATCCAGCAGGGCATCCTGGACCACCATCACGTCGTCGCTGCCCAACGCGTGCGCGCAGAACGAATCCCCCCGTGGCGTCTGCACCAGATCCAGGCCGATCCGGGATTTGAACCACTGACGTTCGGAATCGACCAGGCTCACCAGCGCCATCGGCGCCTGGAACAACTTGGCGGCGAGACCGGAGATCTCGTCGAAGTCGACTTCCGCCGGTGTGTCCATCACGCCGAAACGTTTCAGGGCCGCCAGCCGCAGGGCCTCGAGATCGAAATCCAGCGGCCGGACATTTCCGGCCG is from Nakamurella sp. PAMC28650 and encodes:
- the hydA gene encoding dihydropyrimidinase; translated protein: MTTLVHGGTVVSSTGAIRQDVLVDGEKIVALLAPGSKALGVDLAAAVDVVIDATGKYVIPGGIDAHTHMEMPFGGTTASDSFETGTRAAAWGGTTTIVDFVVQSHGQRVLDTVASWHAKAADNCAIDYGFHQIVGDVNDESLASMDALIDEGITSFKLFMAYPGVYLSSDGQILQAMQQAAGNGGLIMMHAENGSAIDVLVQQALARGETSPYYHGVTRPWQAEQEATHRAIMLADITGAPLYVVHVSAKQALARIAEARNTGQNVFAETCPQYLYLSLEENLGAPGFEGAKWVCSTPLRSRAEGHQEELWRYLRTGDVTSVSTDHCPFCMKDQKEMGIGNFSKIPNGIGSVEHRMDLLYQGVVDRRISLERWVEVCCTTPARMFGMYPQKGVIAPGSDADIVIYDPAGHTSIGLGKTHHMRMDYSAWEGWEIDGHVDTVMSRGKVIVDGNEYLGRAGDGRFVRRRLSQNLI
- a CDS encoding TIGR03842 family LLM class F420-dependent oxidoreductase is translated as MDFGVVLQCTPPASRVVELAVAAENRGFAYVWTFDSHLLWQEPYVIYSQVLAATRKVMVGPMVTNPLTRDWTVTASGFATLNDMFGNRTVCGIGRGDSAVRALAGKPSTLNTLRSSIEVIRELANGRAAHVNGIDIRFPWGGDSRLDMYVAAYGPLALDLTGQVADGFILQLADPAIVRWTVERVKNAAADAGRNPDDVKICVAAPAYVGDDLAHQREQCRWFGGMVGNHVADIVARYGTDDGGGTSGIPQELTDYIKGREGYDYNQHGRAGNSHAAFVPDEIVDRFCILGDTAAHIDKLRELEALGVDQFAVYLQHDGKNGTLEAYGETVIPALRKSREAIVSDPEPTG
- the msrA gene encoding peptide-methionine (S)-S-oxide reductase MsrA, whose protein sequence is MADTTQKAILAGGCFWGMQDLIRRRPGVVTTRVGYTGGEVPNATYRNHGSHAESIEIEFDPTRTSYRDLLEFFFQVHDPSTRNRQGNDVGESYRSAIFYTDDEQRRIALDTIADVDASGLWPGKVVTEVAPAGPFWLAEPEHQDYLEHYPNGYTCHFVRPNWKLPVRKDKVSQ
- a CDS encoding PAS domain S-box protein, with translation MTSLIDPRPWTAGNVRPLDFDLEALRLAALKRFGVMDTPAEVDFDEISGLAAKLFQAPMALVSLVDSERQWFKSRIGLDLVQTPRGDSFCAHALGSDDVMVVQDALLDHRFRHNPLVTGPPGIRFYAGAPLITSEGYRLGTLCVLDTVPRVPTTEQLHDLSLLSRQIMRVLELRVQAGALAVEVAARSAAEAALTQNQHLLDEVLGQTDVLIYAKSLEGRFLLANPALLQVMAPTGEQILGRTDHQLFPAEQADTYRRNDSAIAATGRRELFVEELIDRDGVVRTYRSTKFPLRGPDGEIYAVAGVSTDVTELEAVRSALAESEARWRSLVECSPVGVALVEQDGSVGYANPIALAIFGEAPAGRTTGPLTLDLLTLPGDPEPTVDLVSAAFEGVAVARRALLGRVDGSRVAVTVSAGRVVQDGRPVVQVILRDISAQVDAEEAVRRSERRFRSLFDNSAVAMTLTDEHGRWVEANPAFGTMIARDVSKVIGRRAEDFARAEDRPLIAATPQRQVDSADGVLRDEIGLLRPDGSIRWAWVSISATPGPRGEQWTLAVVQDVTERRAAETALRESEQDLAAIAAVARCVQSGADVRQVVVESVQTLADAATVTMLELLDDDTLEATTSVGLGAARLRVDLREASVTAEVWRTGESLFLEDAAQHPLINASMMALEATVSAMWQPVAVDGEMVALINVAWRHPVAGLEDRAVRAVQVIAAEAAASLQAARLRVELERSASTDPLTGSLNRRAWNARLQELMDDAQGSGEGLAVAVLDLDRFKTFNDTFGHTAGDVLLRDYAAAALACVRESDLFARWGGEEFIVALPNCPTEQVEMVLNRLRRSVPFGQTCSVGYTRWDPDEPMADCISRADAALYEAKHAGRDRVVAG